The Limnochordia bacterium genome includes the window TGGAGTCTTCTTGGTTAACACAGACATGAGCATTGAAGACATGCGCAAGAAACTAGGGGTTTCGGACAAACAGGATGTCTACGTAATTAATGCTAATAAGATCTCTTTGGAGACGATCAAGCGGGCTATTCCGAACACGCCAATGCTTGGTGCATTGGTGCGGGTAACCAATATGTTGTCATTAGAGGATCTTTTAGAGGATACTAGGCGGAAACTAGAGAAGAAGTTCAGGAATAAGCCAGAGATTATTGATGGAAACATGGAAGCGATCACCCGGGCTTACCAGGAGGTGAAAGACTGATGGCCGGAAAAAAAGACACTAAGCCAGGCTGGAAGTCCATTCCTAT containing:
- a CDS encoding 2-oxoacid:acceptor oxidoreductase family protein, which encodes MAEMLEIRWHGRGGQGAKTASILLGEAAAAAGKYIQAFPEYGPERMGAPVTSYNRLSDEPIRLNCSVTNPKYVVILDPTLIGSSVDVLDGVGDDGVFLVNTDMSIEDMRKKLGVSDKQDVYVINANKISLETIKRAIPNTPMLGALVRVTNMLSLEDLLEDTRRKLEKKFRNKPEIIDGNMEAITRAYQEVKD